The region actgctcaaaatAATCATCcacacaggctgaaagagacacaggaaaacagacaaggctgactcggcaggacatcgtatcctgggcctacttagtctatcaagcatagacatcagagtcaaagtagttcggaccgggggaacgacacatgctcgctaggatgtcgcatcctatgcatacgtatctcctttggacgaaggagaatcagagcatccgtagctcggctaacacgcacacaaacaaacacaggcaaaggcaaacgtggagcctgaacgccaatcactggacttacatcagcatccgaaccaaaacacacacacacactggaacccgaatgccactcgatggacttacatcagcttccgaaccaaacaaacagaatcaggatacgtacagccaatcgctgggcttacgtccatatcctgacacacaacagggttaacaagcaaacgcacacaaaaagaaaaaaagtgcccggagagacctcgcacggtctcctgcctacatacctcgtctggaacgaggatcagggcgatgtagttcccctacgcagggatacaggactagcctaaccagataacagagggagacacaactagggagactacgactcgagcctagatgttatcatgcaaaatcgtccctaagtcaaggtttctagctaactggcacaggaagccagcctatcctaaagcacaagcaataTCAAACAATCAATTacaaacagcacacactatatgcacacaagcgaggctcaaacaaagggtaAGGCTGCAGAggcaagccaactgtacaggtgaggttttgctcttaaccttgccattgaggggctaaggtgaagcagatgaaaggtgagtgaagatcagacttcacaactcttatccctgaccagggagagcttcagacaaaggagcgtgggtccagaatggagggacccttctacgctcaaagactctgacataactgtacattgtacaagatcttgggtttatgccccaatgcatcaacacatagccgtgtgagcaaagggacgactcaacagaatagtgggggatagattgcatatcccttggcttccaccaattgccttaatcaaggactttacctgcatgggcacaatattaaacaatcacaaacatcgcctcttaaggaggacttcagacatttgcccggccaagtaacaggccgggtctcccaaactacatgaagaatagaaatcctacctcaagtggtttaaaaaccaagcagcagcaagcaagttcttaaagaactgtaagcaactaaatgtacctgaaatcaatcaagtatcatcagtactcagacagacaaacaataaacaacaaatgttaatcagttaatctgtacagacaacacaagttaatgcacacaaatgcaagctataagctcaagctcaagcttcacaacctacaaaacaaattcatgttagttttcaacatcaaacaatctcaattcaaattgccttgaagcaatctccttaagcattgtgcatttcatcctgaaaagtcaaaccaaatgtgagaaactagaccactaggccaagcctagggtccaaaagggagaaaaaattctaaacagcaagggattctcaaccaaaatcaaattctcacaaatagaaagcaaatgcaattgatcccatactcatatcattcaccatattcatttcatgaccaaaacaagtcaaactaggtcaaatgcaacatccaatatccaaacagaataacttcaatcaaaagcataccaaaacaattccaaaaatcctcaaataattcacacctaaacaggacatattcaatgtatagcatgtcaattttcagctcaattggacaaaaggaactaggtcaatgaaaatcaagaagtccagacacaattattcaagccaaaccatagcatcaacacatgcattcacttcaaaaattcataaatcaatgaaatcaattaataaatgaatgggaccaaaacagggatgtcctacaatgtgtctataaccagcataccaaatttcacatttatccaaaaccatatgagaatttcacacaagatttaccaacatgtatcacacaagcttgcacaatgaacatacagagaagaaaaatatcaatcaaattgaaaatgccatagaaaaatccagaaaaattcacaagacatttcaacatatcaatgatcattcatgaaaaatttcaatccattccaacaatcataggccaggcaaaagaattcatgaagttgacctagctaggtgtgacacaaattgtcacacctagattcaaaaaatcatatctcactcctcaggtatccaaaaatcacaaactttatatgtaaatcaccatcaacatgtccagaataagcacaaaaaatttcaatcatttctttaaatgtatgagcatttcatgatgaaaatggcaaaaacatgtaaaaaatacacacaagtcaaagatcaacaggccaggtcaacatttcaccatgcacaacttataaaaccatgcctataaaaaactagagggaATTTGGGAGCTATCAAAACAAtcctcataatttttggacttgtcaatatttttttatgaattttctaagattaaaatgaattgttaaataattattgaaatgTTGTTATTTAATTAAGATAGATTAATGGCAATGATGTAATTTTCGCTCAGAATACCAAAACGCTGCGTTTCCATTTTTTCGCTGGCAGCGTGTAATTGGCCAGAATTTGGCGCTAAACAAGATTCAAACGCGGCAATGCATTCCAACGGATCAAACAACGTGTTCATCACCACTTTCGCCCAGAAAATTCCCAGCAACctcaagaacatcaagaacacTCAATCTCAACGAAAATCAACATGCGtataaccgttggaaaggtcttaGTGAGAGGATCACGAATATGTGTATGACTTATCCTAATTATTCCTAAATCTCCTGGATCGAATGAATTAGGTTTTCACATCCAAACTAAAATTCACAATAACTCGATCTATGTTTCATCATTTCAAAAACCAATTACAGCATGATCATCTATGTTAAACAGTCTACAAAACGCATATGAACATTTAAAGAATGGAGAGATTCGAAATTTTGGCACCTTGCAATGGCAGTGTTGAATCTGGAGGTGTTTGCTCGTGTGGATCtaaaacagatgaagaagaatGATAGGTGAGTTGACTGGAATGCTTAGCCTAGCTCGAATTTGCTTCTAGTGGAAGAAATCTTCAAATGCCATTGATGCACCAAAGATGGACAGTTGCGAATTGTGAGGATTTGAATGTTGCTTTTCCAAAACAGATCaagaagaagatgaatggagatggcagcaaaaggaatcacacgatttggtgaagaattggaagagtttgatccaattttgttcttgtgtgttcttgagaattttggagaatttggagggaaaagtggttgAATCTTTGTGAATTGTGATTTCTGATCAgaagtttgttatgattaggaTTAAGTACTTCCCACTAATCAAGCTCTAAATCACCAATTAGCAAAATGACATGTAACTAGCAAAATTCCACTTTtcttaagcaagggcaaaatggtcttTTCACTCAACCCCTGTGACAactcattgacagctcacacactcccaaaatgacatgtgtgatgtgttgcaacttgtcccatggtcattggttgtgtaatttgGATTTCCACTATGCCATGGTAAATTGTATACTTTTCAAGTGCATTTCAAAAGTGAGTTGTTCAAATATGGCACCTTAACATGTTATAACCATCcaaacaattttcaaattgcatttgtgaggtgttgcaaaaatccccattccaaaattctcattatttctcaagttggaccattttgcccctgtcttttttaactgtacacttgaaaattgactttttgcattgaccatttttgatgaattccagttatgcaccatgaaagtacatgtcaaatggagtttgtacataaaaagatcactcaatttggacactccatgtggaagttatgccactttgattatgggcacttttggaaaatgaatggaccatatcttgctaaccacacatgggaatttcaagttcttggacgttttggaatggtgagatcaagatcttcaactttcatgttggacaaaaatccatttgaagcttgtatgatgaagttattttgaggagaaaaagtttccattttgggcagttgaaattacaggtcacctgccattttaggaaacttcttgtctgacctccaaatcttcaaccttggtctttgatatgtcaaatgagacttatatggacatgaatgaggcctttcaaaccatctcacaccttccaatccataaaatcaggcacagttgaccacagttgaccacagttgactttctatggttccagctgaactttagcttgactgatgacttctgagcatccaatatttggccaaatcatttcaaaatgatccttggaccatatgaaattgataaatcaaccatagggctttgtctcaatgaaaatagcacatgcttgctggtttgactgattctcctgaccagtttgacccAATTTGTCTGttgagcttgcacttgggcaaatggacaatgcaatgttatgcagtggcctatgttatgttatgacctattatgaaaatgaatgtacaaaaggtagggtgcaaatttgaggtgctacaacaaGTTCTAAATGGAATATGGCTCAATTGGCTAGTTCGCTGGTGCACTTGGTTTGTGACGGAAGCACCTCGCTGCTACAGGCGGTATTTACGATGGGACATGAGAGAAAATCGAGAGGTTTGGACTCGCATTGGAGTAAGCATCTGTTTATGATCAGCCTTCCGCTTCGATGAAGCAAGCAGCAACCGAGCTCGGCCTTCACGGTTAAGTTTGATAATTTGTAGGTGGAAAGGAACTCGAGTGCACTGTCTGAGCCTCGCGAACAAGTGAGCATCGTGTCATCTGGAATTTCACCTGCACCAATCAAGCAGAGTGGTTTATTTATTTGAATGTTCGCCACGCGATGAGTTCCACCAGCTGCTATTAAAATGGTATCACCCGGCCTTGAAGCAGAAACCGCAGTTTCAAAGTTTGGGAAAACACCAGGTTCAGATAAGTCTTTAACCGATCAATCTACCCGAATCCAGAGCTAAGGATGGCATGCCAAGTAATTCCATCTGTGGCAAACGAGGGCGGTATTAAAGCGATCTGGAATAGGGGATAGGAAACTGAAGATATGCATAAGACAACCATCATCGAGATTGTTGCTACGAGAGTAACAAGAGGTTCTTTTCCTTTGACACTTTTTCAGCTGTTCCTTATTATTTTCCATTACCGTCATGTTCTTCTCAATGAAGCTTGAGCCGAGTTCGTGTCTCTACATCCTCCACCGCAAACTCGTAAGACCGTGTCTGGTTGGCTTTTACGTTTGTGTTGATGTTTGTTCTTGCACTGCATTTTCAGCTTGGTTTAAACAGCACGTGTGTATGGAAAGCTTGACATATTCTGGCCTCATTCATGCTTTGTTAGGCTTCTTGGTCATGAGCACATGAAAGATGATGTTGGAACAAAGGGCTTGCAACATGACATTGAAATCAGAAGCAACTTGTCTTATGGAATTGGATTGATGCTTAAATTAGTGTAGGTTTTTGGGTTGTCATTGACTATGTTGGATCGGATTGGAATTGGGATTAGATGTGAATTATGGTTATATCTTGGTTGTGATTTTTTTGATGAAATTTGGGAATTGGTTGTAATGTAGAAGTTAGCTGTAGGATATGGATGTGATGCATTGTTATGCTTGAATGttaaatgaaaatgtatgtatgaaaatgagtttggaaatgtttgaaagttaaatattattgaatgttatgaaatgagtgtatgtactattttgatttgaaatgaactatggatggaaaatggatcatgtttggttataaaatggatatggatttttaggaataatccaaaactaatctaaatgtcaattaagaatcaaaaaaccaataaaaaccaattaaaatcaaattaatctataatttgttaaaactactttgatgtcaaattctaacatttatttggaaattaaaaatcaattagagtttgaatcattagtaaaaacacaattaagattaaattgaaatttggaattagacttaatttgaaatttgaaaattaaaaagtcaaatagttagaatccattttataataaaaaaaacaccatgatcaaaaaaactagataatgaccaatgtttatcaaaaaaaatatggatggttgcctttggtcatgaatgtatgcaaatgaactttaggccaagtgccaaataaaaatgaaaaaatggaaaaaaattcaggaccaaaatcggggtatgacacctATCAATTAAGACAAAACAATTTCTTTATTTCCATCATAACATGCCCTAAGAGAACCAGACAACGACGATAGAGAACTCTTGATCTTAACCATCTTCATTCATTTGGAATAAAAATCTTTACCATCTTCATTTTgtgttcatcatcttcattcaTTTTGAATGAAAATCTTCACCATATTCATTTATCTTTAATCATCTGGTATCTTTCTCCTCTTTGAAGTATGGTACATTATTTTTCATGACTGATGTTCATTGCTTTAATTCCAGTTTTGTTGATTTTATCGTTACTTTTTCATGGCTTATTCTCATCGCTTTCATTTCATTTTTGAAACCTTGTGTTCATATTGTTCATGGTTCATAGTTCATTGCATTTTTTAAATCATGTGTTCATATTGTTCCTAGTTCATAGTTCATTGCGCTTTTTGTTGTTAAATATTATATTGTTGTGATGGATATGCATATTTTTGGTTTAGTGTTATATTATTGTTTTGAATATGCTTTAAGTGATTTTATGCTTTAGGTTTAGTTATTGAAAAAATGGAGTTGCATCAAAAGAGAGAAAGATCTTCTCTTCCATACACCATTTTGACACCATCTAAACATTTTTCATATCCTTCCCTAATATTTCAGATCATACTCTCGACATGAATCAAGATAAAGCTAGTGTTAGCAAACTTTTCCAAGATATTGAGGCTTTAAATGAGGTTATTGATATGTTATAGTTATGGTTGAGCAAAGCCAAGGAAGTTGAAGTTGTTAGGGAGGACATTACTATTGTTGAACCGTCTGGTGGAACAAGCTATAAGAAGATTCTGATCATGAATCTTAACCCTGAAAAGATAAGAAAGGTAGAGGCTATTATGAAGAACCTAATCAATTTGGATGCAACTTATTCTAAATCAGATATAGACCTTGAGAACTTCACGAATACAACTAGGCATCAAGATTGAAGAATGCCCTTTATGTATTTAATAGATTGTAATGTGTCAAAGTGTGAGCGGGCTAATATCGATGCATGTATTCAATTGCCTTTAAAATTGAAGTCTGGAAGACGAAGCTATTACTAATCCAGGTCATAACTTTTTGTCATACTAAAATTTAGTTTCTTTATGTATTATTACTGATAAAAATTTAGCTTGAAAAATTAATGTAGCACCTAGTTAGCATGCCTTAATTTAGCTTTATGTATTCTTCCGGAAACCTTAATAATCGGTTTTACTAGTCACCAAGTCACATTAACGTAAGCTATAAGtaagatctctctctctctctctctctctctctctctctcttaacAAATTGTTATTTCCATACACTACCCGTTTGGATTGTGAAAATTTCATCATTCAGGTGAAGTTTCCATTCTTACGTCTTGAAACATGTGAGAATCAATTTAGTATGTTTAATTTAATCTATGTCTTTTTTTATCTAGATTTTCAATTGTGAATGCCAATTGTTTGTGTTATTATGTGACTTAAAATAATGCAATAATTGCGGAATGCAAGTGTTTGAGAGTAAAAATAATTAAAGGTCATTGTGTTTAGTTAACTAGATGATATGATGTATATGTTAATCACGAAATAATCATTTCCTTTTATGTAATACAATTTTTTATATGATATGATTCATAAATGCATATTTATGGTTTTGGTCTGATACAATTTAAAGCAATTGACTTCAGCATAGTTGCTAAACCAACCATGGTTATATGTTGATCGCTatcaaaaataatttaaattccAAAAATGGAGTTGGTAGGAATCAAACTAAGGACCTTAGAATTTTTCATATCGGTGATGTATCACAACTGTGGTGATAGGTAGCACACATCCGAGTTCTTTACCACGCCCACTAGATTGTGATTGTAAATAACGCATATACAACAACACTCTATTTAACAATGGTTGATCCTAACAATGGCTGATCCTACCTAATTATATATCTTTGTTAACCGTGATTATATACATTTTTCGTAGTAGTGGTGACTGCTTGTTTTTTAAGATAGTAATAAATAGTTGCTTTAATTTAATAATAACATAAATTTGTATTTATAAACTATTCTTAAACACTACTAGTAGTTTATAagataaaatataattaattatgataaattaataaatattatatttacTTTTATAAAAGAAATAATTTAAGACAGAAAAAATGGAAATAAATACCTGATAAAACTGATGGAATAGATTGATTTGTGAATGGTTATTACTATTCCCAAATATAAGACCAGGGATAGTTAGTAATAATATTAAAATTGTTAATAACTAATAATATTTTTAGATAATTGTCCTTCTAAGGAAAGAGTTAGTTTTTGTTTTCACTATAATAGTTAGAATTGATTATAGaaaatcatataaaataaatatgaaaattatttcaTTATGGAACTAAAATTGATCGGAGAACGGTGGTTACGATGTACAACAATGGACATGAACTTTTGATGCAGCGAAGGAGGGGTTGATTTACAAGGTTAACACTGTTAACAATAGTGAacatatataaacatatataagaaGAAACACTCATTGGTTTAGGATTTCAATAGAATAAACAAAATTTCAAGAATAAAGGTTACACCAGAGTATAAATAATATATGCTAGGAAATACAAAACTACCCTTACAAAGATATAAGAAAACAATATATGAATAATAATAGTAATATTATCTAAAATCTCCCCCCAAACTCAAGATGCATTATTAGGAAACATCGAGAGTTTGTCaataaaaaaaacgaaaatgTTTAATGGAATGCGTCTTTGTAAATAAATCAGTAATTTGTAAAGCAGATGAGACAAACTATAGATTAATTGTTTCATGTTGAAGATGATGACGAGTGAGGTGACAATCAATCTCAATGTGTTTGATACGTTCATGAAAGAATGGGCTATGGGCAATTTGGGTGGCACTCTTGTTATCCGATACATGGGAGTTTGTTCAGAAAGAATGACACCCATATCATAAAGTAACCAACACAACCAAACTATTTCAGTAGTGGTGGATGCCATAACGCGATACTCAGCTTTTGCagcagagagagagagagagagagagagagagagagaatatcTTATTTCTTACTCTTTCAAGAAATAAGAGAGTCTCCAAGAAAGATACAATAACCTATGGTAGACTTATAATTTGTGAGGTCtccagcccaatcaacatcaGAATAAGCATGTATCTTCAATGAGGACGATGAGGGAAAGAGAAGGCTCCTAAACTGGGTTCCCCAAAGATAATGACATATGCAAAAAACAACTGCCCATTGCACTGTAGTAGGAGAGACAACAACCCGACTGACGTCATGAACAACATAAGCAATATCTAGTCTAGTAATCGAAAGGTACACCAGTCTGCTAACTAAAGTGCAATATAGGTGGGATCTGGCAGAGGAACACCATCAGATGGAACATATTTCACATTCAACTCAAAAGGACTATCAACTACTCTAGTATCATCAAGGAGAGTCTGTTGAAGAATGTTCGTAATATACTTTGATTTAAAGAGAAGATAACTTCTAGGAGAGTAAGAAACTTCAATGCCCACGAAGTACCTAAGAGTGCCTAAGTCCTTCATCTCAAACTATTTGGCTAACTATAATTTCAAATCATTAATTCCATTTATATTATCACCTATAATAATCATATTATCAACATATAATGAGAGTAAAATACGACCATGATAAGTGGTCTTAAGAAATAAAGAAGAATCATGATCACTAGAGCGAAAGCCAATAGATGTATTATGTAATACCCCGTATTTTCTTAAATACCTAAATTCATATtaattgagatcaattgagttcctataTGCTCTAAAAGTTATCAATTGGGATAAATGGAGTAAATAGTGAGttcaggttgacttaattaatatcaattgggactgaccttttattaactgggacattttggtaacactaataatgggtcaatagctTTGGTAGAATAAATATTATGGTTAGTGCCACTTAAGATATTTGTTTTCACCACTTACTAACCACACATTTCTCATGGCCACTTGCTTATGACCTTTGACTCACTCACCACCACATGTCTGTATCTTATACCACCTACCACATGCTAAATGTTTTCTCAATGTATCAGACAAGTGAATAGAGAGAAAGAAGAAGCtcaagagaagaagagaaaataaggctagtggagaagaagaagaaatctTGGAACCAACACtatcatcttcatcctcatctcATCTCAAACAACTTCTCCTCTTCTATTTCTCGAGGTGGGTTCTAGTTGGAAACCCTAGGATTTCTAGAGATTAGGGCTGTAGAGTCATAGTTATATCATGAAAATCCATGATATATGATATATATATCTCTTGCTCTTGTTGATTTCCATGAACATGTGCTTTGATGTGTTCTTATGATTGTTGTGATAACATGATTATTGTGGTTGTGGGTAAAGGATTAGTTGTGGTTATGACCTTGAAATCCTTGTGGTTATGAACTTATTATATATGTGTGTATAAGCTTGTAGTGTGCTAGGTTGGTTGGAAGAAGGAGTGGGTATTTTGTTGGAAATGGTTTAATAGAGGAAATGGTGTTTTGTGAAATGGAAAAGTGAAAATGTGTgaggaccaatcgattggtccctaCAATCAATTGATTTTACAACCATTTTGTTTTGCAGAAAATAGAATTTTAGCAGGACGAATCGATTGGCAGTGCATTacaatcgattgcacaaacttTCTGTTTTGGAACAGTGGAAATTTCAGTGAGCCAATTGATTGACACTGAGGATCAATCGATTCATCATGTCCATactttgaaaaacagaaatgtgagaggaaccaatcgattgggccTCCCCAATCAATCGATTGACTTATgttaaaaacttcaaaatccatttcttaaGTGTTTCTAAGAGCATTCTTCCAACCATTAATCATTTGTGATGCTATGATTGTGTTGAATACATGCTAATGGTGAAAATTACATGATGAATCTAGTAAGTTAACCTAGGATTGGTATTAGGCCATGAGTTAGGTTTATAACTTAGATAACGTTGGATgacggtattcattcgtacgacgcttatgtggaggtcaTGGACGAATGGTTGTtatgattgagaatgagacgcattgtatggaacatgccatgttattggttatgtattgtggtgaatgaagtcacctgtgatcGATGGATCTTGTTATGATTTATAGAACTGATGgtttgtggaaccgatcatgtattcagatGTGTGTTTTCTGTGATGTTGCACATCTCTTTTTGGTATGCTTAAttgagtaagcattgggatgtgagACCGATAATTCGAGCCTTAATTGGGTTTTAGTCCAAACCACGATAGACATGGGagaaaggtggacacctaagtgggttagattCCCATACGATTGTCGCAACCAATAAaagaatgcgaaaaaaaacaatcggcgaaaaaaagaaatgacagaagagtcgccaccgtgcgttatttatcccaaaggagggaaaggaaacgctcgaagtaaacctggaaaaaggaaaggaaaagacaaggtctcgcaatCAAATcatgggttcgggagtcgattatgcgaagggaaggtattagcacccctacgcatccgtagtactctacgggatccactcttgttgttcttgtctagagggtgtgggtttatctagtgtactatttactaaaagaggggtcaaaagaaaatgactcgcacggatgtcgcatccattgcatacgtatctcatatgaatatgagaatcagagtcttcgtagcccgactgacctatttgtttgttttgtgtttttttaggtgaacgacgttactacgcaatctaccggatgctcgacctttggagacttactcgcctgtagtagaaggagttaacgtgttcttagaagaagaaaaatcaatgagtttgtttgtgttttaggaatgctcatgcaaaaaggaagccctagacgaaggaaccgtgctaccttaatttacatgcaaacgagagactatacgaagcctagcagtcctgtggggagacgatcacaccatacaaaacaaacatgcataaagtaaacacgccaacacgggggctcaaacatacgtgggtagggctttagtcaagaggggtcatatcaacctcgacaaataagccatggaagggtaatcaaatgggctcttaaccactgacattgaacgtcagggtgagcagatcaaaagggtaatgaggataagacctcatagctcttaaccctggacaaggtgagctcatgacaaagagtggggattcagaaaggtggaaccctctccactgaccgaccggacaaaagatcttgggattttgttctgaagcatcgacacgtagtgtgagcataaagaacgatacactgaataatgggggattgactactaatcccttttatccgtcaattgcctcttcatggaggtctttagcactggtgcccctttttggaggtctttgggcacaaaagtaaacacacaaaaacattgcctcctatcgaggtcttccagctaagaaagcggtaaaatgcgggaaagatgtaaaagggatcaagagatctaccacacggataaagatatgaagtaacaacaactaaagaaacaagaaacccagagatctctcaggctagcaccatcaaagaaagcaagtcagcaaagtaatcagaataaatctccaaatggtatcccacaaataaagtggaataccaagcaagttatctcttcaagagtcatgtgagccctcacaaaaactcaacaaacaggttagagaaacaagaaggggtgcaatcaagagttacaccaaatcaaaatgtaacaacatgaatcatgccattaaagttcacaaaagttCACAAAAAACAACCAAGGGTaagaggcctaaacctcttgtcaa is a window of Lathyrus oleraceus cultivar Zhongwan6 chromosome 6, CAAS_Psat_ZW6_1.0, whole genome shotgun sequence DNA encoding:
- the LOC127095767 gene encoding LOW QUALITY PROTEIN: F-box protein SKIP5-like (The sequence of the model RefSeq protein was modified relative to this genomic sequence to represent the inferred CDS: substituted 2 bases at 2 genomic stop codons); amino-acid sequence: MTVMENNKEQLKKCQRKRTSCYSRSNNLDDGCLMHIFSFLSPIPDRFNTALVCHRWNYLACHPXLWIRVDXSVKDLSEPGVFPNFETAVSASRPGDTILIAAGGTHRVANIQINKPLCLIGAGEIPDDTMLTCSRGSDSALEFLSTYKLSNLTVKAELGCCLLHRSGRLIINRCLLQCESKPLDFLSCPIVNTACSSEVLPSQTKCTSELAN